One stretch of Nicotiana tabacum cultivar K326 chromosome 18, ASM71507v2, whole genome shotgun sequence DNA includes these proteins:
- the LOC107819882 gene encoding two-component response regulator ARR12 isoform X1 produces the protein MTVEEIRGNNKGVERENYQNYDNFPIGMRVLAVDDDPICLKLLDGLLRKCQYHVTTTSQARMALKMLRENRDRFDLVISDVHMPDMDGFKLLELVGLEMDLPVIMLSANSDTKLVMKGISHGACDYLVKPVRLEELRNIWQHVIRRKKVEPKSRSKSNDHDKSYRESGEGGRGQSPTGNADPNGKLNRKRKDEEDETDENGTDSEDTANQKKARVVWSIELHRKFVAAVNQLGIEKAVPKRILDLMNVDGLTRENVASHLQKYRLYLKRISTVATQQANMAAALGGKDYLRMGSLDRLGDFRTLAGSGRYAHPTLSSYTSGGMLGRLNSAAGLSVRNLAATQLLQPSHGQNLSNSVNAFAKLNPNILPASQNASLFHGIPASLELDQLQQSKSSAHIPLDESRLLTADVLGYSNNSLSNAPNNPMLLQGNSINMTPFSSDSFNTGVNGASNFLDQGSCNENWQNSVQLSKFQSSSFPLTEAFLNSHLPQSSVRDDNSSAAPPHLQNSSLDFASTTTVSPSFEDSRGKIQFRDCTAGAVQSMNQTPSQTWADNKQRYSNNSNNTFGNLSSQVPNNGGSMASLSHCMKQSNENFSRRMDVSLIGRSNGGSSALIQHAENEKLTPDSRTRSNEDYLLEPTKQQVGFSPQGYDSLDDLMSAMKRDQDGGMLEEEQYGFDNYPFGS, from the exons ATGACTGTGGAAGAAATTAGAGGAAATAATAAGGGTGTTGAAAGGGAAAATTATCAAAATTATGATAATTTTCCAATTGGTATGAGGGTTCTTGCTGTTGATGATGACCCTAtttgtttgaagcttttggaTGGTTTGCTCAGGAAATGCCAGTATCATG TAACTACCACAAGTCAGGCAAGAATGGCATTGAAAATGTTGAGGGAGAACAGAGATAGATTTGATTTGGTAATCAGTGATGTTCACATGCCTGATATGGATGGCTTTAAACTTCTTGAACTTGTTGGTCTTGAGATGGATCTTCCCGTCATAA TGTTGTCCGCAAACAGCGATACAAAACTTGTAATGAAGGGAATTAGTCATGGTGCTTGTGACTATTTGGTGAAACCTGTGCGGCTCGAGGAGCTGAGGAATATATGGCAACATGTAATCCGAAGAAAGAAGGTTGAACCTAAGAGCCGGAGCAAGTCTAACGATCATGACAAATCTTATCGGGAAAGTGGAGAAGGTGGTCGAGGGCAATCACCGACAGGTAATGCAGATCCAAACGGAAAACTTAACAGGAAAAggaaagatgaagaagatgagactGATGAAAATGGAACTGACAGTGAAGATACGGCAAATCAGAAGAAAGCTCGTGTCGTTTGGTCCATAGAGCTTCACAGGAAGTTTGTTGCAGCTGTTAATCAGTTGGGTATCGAAA AAGCTGTCCCAAAGAGGATTCTTGACCTAATGAATGTTGACGGGCTTACAAGGGAAAATGTGGCAAGCCATCTCCAG AAGTATAGGCTTTACTTGAAAAGGATAAGTACAGTAGCAACCCAGCAAGCCAACATGGCTGCCGCATTAGGGGGCAAGGATTATTTGCGAATGGGTTCACTGGACAGACTTGGAGATTTTCGAACATTAGCTGGATCAGGACGGTATGCTCATCCTACCTTGTCGTCCTACACTTCAGGGGGCATGCTTGGAAGACTAAATAGTGCTGCTGGTCTAAGCGTTCGCAATCTGGCCGCAACTCAGCTACTCCAACCTAGTCATGGTCAAAATTTGAGTAATTCCGTCAATGCTTTCGCAAAACTGAATCCAAATATTCTACCTGCTAGCCAGAATGCTAGTTTATTTCACGGAATTCCTGCATCGTTGGAGCTTGATCAATTGCAACAGAGTAAGTCCTCGGCACATATTCCTTTAGACGAGTCAAGATTGCTTACCGCTGATGTTCTTGGTTACTCAAATAACTCGTTATCCAATGCTCCGAATAATCCTATGCTACTACAAGGGAACTCTATCAACATGACTCCATTTAGCTCGGACTCCTTCAATACCGGTGTTAACGGTGCTTCCAACTTTCTGGACCAAGGTAGCTGTAACGAGAACTGGCAAAATTCGGTTCAGTTATCGAAGTTTCAGTCGAGTTCGTTTCCACTGACAGAAGCCTTCCTTAACAGCCATTTGCCTCAAAGTAGTGTTAGAGATGATAATTCTTCAGCTGCGCCGCCTCATTTGCAGAACAGCTCTCTTGATTTTGCTTCCACCACCACAGTTTCGCCTTCTTTTGAAGATTCAAGGGGAAAAATCCAATTTCGTGATTGTACGGCTGGCGCTGTTCAGAGTATGAATCAAACGCCATCTCAAACATGGGCTGACAATAAACAACGTTATTCCAACAACTCAAATAATACTTTCGGCAACTTAAGCTCCCAGGTTCCCAACAATGGCGGTAGCATGGCTTCTTTAAGCCATTGTATGAAACAAAGCAACGAGAACTTCAGCAGAAGGATGGACGTGTCACTGATTGGTAGATCAAATGGAGGTTCGTCGGCACTCATACAGCATGCTGAGAATGAAAAGTTAACCCCCGACTCAAGGACAAGGTCAAATGAAGACTACCTCTTGGAGCCAACAAAGCAACAAGTTGGTTTTAGTCCACAGGGCTATGACTCCCTAGATGATCTAATGAGTGCAATGAAACGG GATCAAGATGGAGGCATGTTAGAGGAAGAACAATATGGATTTGATAATTATCCTTTTGGATCTTGA
- the LOC107819882 gene encoding two-component response regulator ARR12 isoform X2 has translation MTVEEIRGNNKGVERENYQNYDNFPIGMRVLAVDDDPICLKLLDGLLRKCQYHVTTTSQARMALKMLRENRDRFDLVISDVHMPDMDGFKLLELVGLEMDLPVIMLSANSDTKLVMKGISHGACDYLVKPVRLEELRNIWQHVIRRKKVEPKSRSKSNDHDKSYRESGEGGRGQSPTGNADPNGKLNRKRKDEEDETDENGTDSEDTANQKKARVVWSIELHRKFVAAVNQLGIEKAVPKRILDLMNVDGLTRENVASHLQKYRLYLKRISTVATQQANMAAALGGKDYLRMGSLDRLGDFRTLAGSGRYAHPTLSSYTSGGMLGRLNSAAGLSVRNLAATQLLQPSHGQNLSNSVNAFAKLNPNILPASQNASLFHGIPASLELDQLQQSKSSAHIPLDESRLLTADVLGYSNNSLSNAPNNPMLLQGNSINMTPFSSDSFNTGVNGASNFLDQGSCNENWQNSVQLSKFQSSSFPLTEAFLNSHLPQSSVRDDNSSAAPPHLQNSSLDFASTTTVSPSFEDSRGKIQFRDCTAGAVQSMNQTPSQTWADNKQRYSNNSNNTFGNLSSQVPNNGGSMASLSHCMKQSNENFSRRMDVSLIGRSNGGSSALIQHAENEKLTPDSRTRSNEDYLLEPTKQQVGFSPQGYDSLDDLMSAMKRRV, from the exons ATGACTGTGGAAGAAATTAGAGGAAATAATAAGGGTGTTGAAAGGGAAAATTATCAAAATTATGATAATTTTCCAATTGGTATGAGGGTTCTTGCTGTTGATGATGACCCTAtttgtttgaagcttttggaTGGTTTGCTCAGGAAATGCCAGTATCATG TAACTACCACAAGTCAGGCAAGAATGGCATTGAAAATGTTGAGGGAGAACAGAGATAGATTTGATTTGGTAATCAGTGATGTTCACATGCCTGATATGGATGGCTTTAAACTTCTTGAACTTGTTGGTCTTGAGATGGATCTTCCCGTCATAA TGTTGTCCGCAAACAGCGATACAAAACTTGTAATGAAGGGAATTAGTCATGGTGCTTGTGACTATTTGGTGAAACCTGTGCGGCTCGAGGAGCTGAGGAATATATGGCAACATGTAATCCGAAGAAAGAAGGTTGAACCTAAGAGCCGGAGCAAGTCTAACGATCATGACAAATCTTATCGGGAAAGTGGAGAAGGTGGTCGAGGGCAATCACCGACAGGTAATGCAGATCCAAACGGAAAACTTAACAGGAAAAggaaagatgaagaagatgagactGATGAAAATGGAACTGACAGTGAAGATACGGCAAATCAGAAGAAAGCTCGTGTCGTTTGGTCCATAGAGCTTCACAGGAAGTTTGTTGCAGCTGTTAATCAGTTGGGTATCGAAA AAGCTGTCCCAAAGAGGATTCTTGACCTAATGAATGTTGACGGGCTTACAAGGGAAAATGTGGCAAGCCATCTCCAG AAGTATAGGCTTTACTTGAAAAGGATAAGTACAGTAGCAACCCAGCAAGCCAACATGGCTGCCGCATTAGGGGGCAAGGATTATTTGCGAATGGGTTCACTGGACAGACTTGGAGATTTTCGAACATTAGCTGGATCAGGACGGTATGCTCATCCTACCTTGTCGTCCTACACTTCAGGGGGCATGCTTGGAAGACTAAATAGTGCTGCTGGTCTAAGCGTTCGCAATCTGGCCGCAACTCAGCTACTCCAACCTAGTCATGGTCAAAATTTGAGTAATTCCGTCAATGCTTTCGCAAAACTGAATCCAAATATTCTACCTGCTAGCCAGAATGCTAGTTTATTTCACGGAATTCCTGCATCGTTGGAGCTTGATCAATTGCAACAGAGTAAGTCCTCGGCACATATTCCTTTAGACGAGTCAAGATTGCTTACCGCTGATGTTCTTGGTTACTCAAATAACTCGTTATCCAATGCTCCGAATAATCCTATGCTACTACAAGGGAACTCTATCAACATGACTCCATTTAGCTCGGACTCCTTCAATACCGGTGTTAACGGTGCTTCCAACTTTCTGGACCAAGGTAGCTGTAACGAGAACTGGCAAAATTCGGTTCAGTTATCGAAGTTTCAGTCGAGTTCGTTTCCACTGACAGAAGCCTTCCTTAACAGCCATTTGCCTCAAAGTAGTGTTAGAGATGATAATTCTTCAGCTGCGCCGCCTCATTTGCAGAACAGCTCTCTTGATTTTGCTTCCACCACCACAGTTTCGCCTTCTTTTGAAGATTCAAGGGGAAAAATCCAATTTCGTGATTGTACGGCTGGCGCTGTTCAGAGTATGAATCAAACGCCATCTCAAACATGGGCTGACAATAAACAACGTTATTCCAACAACTCAAATAATACTTTCGGCAACTTAAGCTCCCAGGTTCCCAACAATGGCGGTAGCATGGCTTCTTTAAGCCATTGTATGAAACAAAGCAACGAGAACTTCAGCAGAAGGATGGACGTGTCACTGATTGGTAGATCAAATGGAGGTTCGTCGGCACTCATACAGCATGCTGAGAATGAAAAGTTAACCCCCGACTCAAGGACAAGGTCAAATGAAGACTACCTCTTGGAGCCAACAAAGCAACAAGTTGGTTTTAGTCCACAGGGCTATGACTCCCTAGATGATCTAATGAGTGCAATGAAACGG AGGGtgtga